The region CCTTCCTGACTGCCAGCTCCTCTCTTCACtcggctttattattttttttttttgcagtccTTGTATTACCGCTTCttgtataaatacatttttaactcCGTTGCTTCAGCCTGATTCTTGGGACTATGGGGATGGGACAAGGGGTATAATTGCTCTTCGGACTGGCCACAAGCTCCACAAGCTAACTTCCTTGGGCGCCATCTTTGGAAAAACCTGCGGCAACCCAGGGTTGTAAATAAATTGTTGGAGCTAGAAAGGACGGTGGccgatataaaacaaaaagctagCGCGAAACCTGGAGGACAACGACCGTTAGGCGGGCGCGCGCCTTGTTTAGCTCCGCCCCATCTGTACCCTTGGCGCGCGCTCCCCTTTTCTCCCAATCGTCAACGACAGCGGTTTTTGTGCGCGTGCGCGCGAAATAACGGCCGCCggcggagggaggaggggggtaaAAATCTTtgaagtggggggagagaagcCGCTGTCTCCCGCGCACCCACCACCTGTGCCATCGTCAGCCAATCAGCGGCCGTCTTAGGGGTCTCGCGCTTGGGACGACTGGGGCTGTTGGGCGGCTCCTCCGGTGCCTCCTCCCGCCAGAGTCCGTCTCCTACCTCCCCCCTCCCGTTGGCCTCGCGCTCGCGCGCGCGCGCCCGCTCCAGCCTCTTGTGTGTCCTCGCGCCCCCCGCCCGCCCTCCCCGCGCGCAGTGTGCTccgctcccccccaccctcctcctcctcctttccccctcccgcCCGCCCCACGCGCCTCCTCCCTgggttccccctcccccactgacgcctcctcctcctcctcccgccccaGGGTGAGCTcgagccacctccctccctccctccgccaTGGATCCCGGCAACTGGAGCAGCTTCATCTTCCAGGTAACaacccaacccccctcccccccgcccccacccccccttccccacaccccctcccgcTCGCCCTCCCTCCCGTCCCACCCCCCCTCCGCGCGCCCCGGTGCGCGCGCagctgtccccctccctccctcgcgccctccccccgccctccccgaGGCGCCGGCTGGGCGCGCGCGCGGCGGGGGCCGAGGCTGCTCCctcgctccccccaccccgccccgccagGCTCcaaccgccgccgccgccgccaccgcctgGGCCCCCGCCCCCGGTCCTCGGCCCCGCGGGGGCCTCCCGCCCCCACCGTCGCTACTGCGCTCCGCGGCCAGCCAGgcgccctccttccctccctcccgccGGCCGGGGTGCGCGGGCGGCGGGGCGGCCCTCGGGCCATGCGTTCGGCGCGGCCCAACCCGGCCGGCCGGGGGCGGCGCCCCGAGCCCGGGCCCCGCGCGGCCCGCGCCCCCGGCCCCCGCTGAGCCCCAGGGGGCCCACCGTGGCCGAGGCCATGTTCCCCGTGTTCCCTTGCACGCTGCTGGCCCCCCCCTTCCCCGTGCTGGGCCTGGATTCCCGGGGGGTGGGCGGCCTCATGAACTCCTTCCCGCCACCTCAGGGTCACGCCCAGAACCCCCTGCAGGTCGGGGCTGAGCTCCAGTCCCGCTTCTTTGCCTCCCAGGGCTGCGCCCAGAGTCCATTCCAGGTGAGTAGGGGGCCGGCCGTGGCGGGCCGGGCTGGGAGGGCGCCTACCAGCGGCCGCAGCCCACATGGTGCCTTGTTTCCGCAGGCCGCCCCGGCGCCCCCACCCACGCCCCAGGCCCAGGCGGCCGAGCCCCTCCAGGTGGACTTGCTCCCGGTTCTCGCCGCCGCCCAGGAGTCTGCAGCCGCGGCAGCCGCGGCCgcagctgccgccgccgccgccgccgttgCTGCGGCGCCCCCAACCCCGGCCGCCGCCTCCACAGTGGACACAGCGGCTTTGAAGCAGCCGCCCGCACCCCCTCCGCCGCCCCCGCCGGTGTCGGCTCCCGCTGCCGAGGCCGCGCCCCCTGTCTCTGCCGCCACCATCGCCGCAGCCACCGCCGTCGTAGCCCCAACCTCGACGGTTGCTGTGGCCCCAGTCACATCTGCCTTGGAGAAGAAGACAAAGAGTAAGGGGCCCTATATCTGCGCCCTGTGCGCCAAGGAGTTCAAGAACGGCTACAACCTCCGGAGGCACGAGGCCATCCACACGGGAGCCAAGGCTGGCCGGGTCCCTTCGGGTGCTATGAAGATGCCCACCATGGTGCCCCTGAGCCTCCTGAGCGTGCCCCAACTGAGTGGAGccggtggaggagggggagaggcgggTGCCGGCGGCGGAGCGGCCGCAGTGGCAGCCGGTGGCGTAGTGACCACCACCGCCTCGGGAAAGCGCATCCGGAAGAACCACGCCTGTGAGATGTGCGGCAAGGCCTTCCGCGACGTCTACCATCTGAACCGACACAAGCTGTCGCACTCCGACGAGAAGCCCTACCAGTGCCCTGTGTGCCAACAGCGCTTCAAGCGCAAGGACCGCATGAGCTACCACGTGCGCTCACATGACGGCGCTGTGCACAAGCCCTACAACTGCTCCCACTGTGGCAAGAGCTTCTCCCGGTGTGCACAGGGCCTTGGCCTCTCACTAggcggtgggtggggagggagggactgtgATGGAGGTGGCCTGGCCttgctggtggggagggaagaggtttCTGAGGATGGGGACTGGGAGCCActccctgggaggagggagaaaaaccacTCCGGGTTACCAGGGAGCAGGGGGTGGTTCTTAGTAAAGGAGGTGGGCCCTTGGATTGTTGGAAAGCTTGGTGTGGACAAGGCAGGGGAGACATTTCCTGCCTAAGTAGGACTCTGAAGCCCCGGGCTTGGGAGTAAATTCAGGGATCTTTGAAAGACCTCTTATACTAAGTTAGGCAGATTTGGGGGCATTTCCACATCCCAGGGCCctaaccccacccccaacatatCCCCAGGCCGGATCACCTCAACAGTCACGTCAGACAAGTGCACTCAACAGAACGGCCCTTCAAATGTGAGGTAGGAAGCCCACCTCTTCCTGTCTTGGTTTTCATGATTTTGATCCTCATTATAGTTGTCTGAGTTCAACCTCTCAgaccccctttttctctcttttgctttttcaCGCCATTTTCTTATCCCTTCTTCAAGGCCTCATCGTCTCACTCCCATTTCCTACAGATCAAAGATCCCCAAGGCTCTGATTCCTTTAAcctcttgtcccctccccactccctgaagCTTTAACTCTCCtgacacccccccacacccctcccccttccccagaaaTGTGAGGCAGCTTTCGCTACGAAGGATCGACTGCGGGCGCACACAGTACGACATGAGGAGAAGGTGCCATGTCACGTATGTGGCAAGATGCTGAGCTCGGCTTATATTTCGGACCACATGAAGGTGCACAGCCAGGGCCCTCATCATGTCTGTGAGCTCTGCAACAAAGGTACATGCTGAGGGATGCTGGGAGGGCCAGGGACAAAGGGTGGGGACAAAGCCAGAGGCCCGTCCACAGACGTGAGTTAGAGGTGCTGTAGCTGAGAGCTTGTGGCATCTAGAGCTCTCTAGGAAGCAAATGAAGTGTCATTGGGACCACTGTACATCATTAGGTTCTAAGAGGTCACAGCTGGAAGAGATGATCTGCCAGAAAGAGTCAACCTCTGGGTGTACGTGGGGAGAATGGGAGTGGGACATGGCTGCTTTGGGGAAGGAGTGGTCAAGAGAGCCAGTGCCCAAGGGTTGAGAGATGGTTTCAGCCGTGCAGCCACAAGTTCTCATCTTCGGCTCCTGGGACAAGTGGAGTACATTGGCAGGCGGTTAACAAGCATGTATCCTGCTTCAGTAGCAGAAAAGTTTGCTTTTAAATAGATTTGCTTGTTCACTGAGTAACTGGGCTGAGACTGTATGGGACACTGGAGGGAGGGGACACAGCCGTCTCTACTGAGGGTGAACCCATCAAGTGTCTAGGAATCAGTGGCCTGTCACCCCAGGAGAAATCCCCCTAGCCATGGAGAATGGGTTCTGGGTACCAGTGCCAAGGAGCAGACCCTACTCAGCCAGATCCCAGTTTCAGAGTGGGGCTGTGCCCTACCAGCCCCAGCAGAGTAGTTGGCCCCAGGTTAGCAAGGATGTGGTGGGAGGAGGACAGGGCCACCATCTGAGGAAGGCGTCCCCAGCCTAGGAGAATAACCCCGTCTCTGGGGTCTCCATCAGGCTGaccccatccccccccacccccccccccaccccataggCTTCACCACGGCAGCATACCTGCGCATCCACGCGGTGAAGGACCATGGGCTCCAGGCCCCGCGGGCTGACCGCATCCTGTGCAAGCTGTGCAGCGTGCACTGCAAGACCCCCGCCCAGCTGGCCGGCCACATGCAGACCCATCTGGGGGGGGCCGCACCCCCTGTCCCGGGAGATGCCCCCCAGCCACAGTCCACCTGCTGAGGGGGACCCCTGCACCCACCAGGCAAGGCGTGGGGCATGGCTGGGGAGGACGGATGGTGTGTGTGGGACAAGGGGGCTCAAGGGGCCCAATAGGGGACCTCAGGAAGGCCAGGGATGTCCATCCTACCGATCATGTTAGGGAGActtctggggacagggagggcccATCAGGAGAACTGGGTAAGGATGCAGGCCAAAGCCTCTGGGAACCAAATAGGAAGTGAGCAACGGCTGTGTCCCAGGGAAGGGAGTCTGGGAGGGACTCTGGGACAAACAGCAAGGCTCTTGCCACTCAGATGGCACTGTGATCTGGTGTTTCTCACCATGCAGGTACCGGTGAGGTTTGTCCagtggcggcggcagcggcggcggcagcagcggcggcagcagcagcagcagcagcagctgctgcatcAGTGGCAGCCCCTCCTACAGCTGTGGGCGCCCTctctggggctgagggggtgcCTGTGAGCTCTCAGCCacttccctcccagccctggtgaaCTCCCAAGTTGgtgagggggggagaggggagaatggaggaaagtcCCTTGGTACAATCTCCTTtccacccctctcctcccaccaacTCTTCACTGCTTCCCCACCACCCAAGGAACCTcctgaaggaaaggaggaagaaatgttTTCGTAGGGGAATTCACTAGGTTTTAACAATTTGTTTCTCttgctcctctcttcttcctATCAGACCTGACCCCACACACACCTGTCCCCTTGGTTGTGTTGAAGCCCCCTGgacagtgggcaggggtggcagaggACAGGAGCAGccactgccctcacccccactcctctctgtAATCCTCTGCCTTGCTTTTCCAGGGATTTGTGAAACTTCTCCCTTGATGGTCCTTCTTGCTCTCCTTCCAGTCCCCCCTACTGtctgctgcccctccctggggagttggtgcttttttttttttttccagggggagggaggagagaaaggaggggaatcAAAGATTCTGTCCTAGAGAGGAAAAGGTGAGATTTGAGAAGAGGCAGAAACAGGGAAGGTAAAGGTGGTACCTTCATAAGATGGGGTTGTTTAGGGTCAGGCCCTAAGCATCATCCTACTGGAGAATTTGTCAGGGGGAAACAAGTCAAAGGGAGCAAAAGAAGGAGCCACTTGGGCCAGAGGCAGGGCAAGAGATGGAACTTTATGAGGCCAGGGtaaatggggggggggtgtccaGGGACTAGAGGTgctgcctggggttggggggaaggcag is a window of Desmodus rotundus isolate HL8 chromosome 1, HLdesRot8A.1, whole genome shotgun sequence DNA encoding:
- the MAZ gene encoding myc-associated zinc finger protein isoform X4, yielding MDPGNWSSFIFQGHAQNPLQVGAELQSRFFASQGCAQSPFQAAPAPPPTPQAQAAEPLQVDLLPVLAAAQESAAAAAAAAAAAAAAAVAAAPPTPAAASTVDTAALKQPPAPPPPPPPVSAPAAEAAPPVSAATIAAATAVVAPTSTVAVAPVTSALEKKTKSKGPYICALCAKEFKNGYNLRRHEAIHTGAKAGRVPSGAMKMPTMVPLSLLSVPQLSGAGGGGGEAGAGGGAAAVAAGGVVTTTASGKRIRKNHACEMCGKAFRDVYHLNRHKLSHSDEKPYQCPVCQQRFKRKDRMSYHVRSHDGAVHKPYNCSHCGKSFSRPDHLNSHVRQVHSTERPFKCEKCEAAFATKDRLRAHTVRHEEKVPCHVCGKMLSSAYISDHMKVHSQGPHHVCELCNKGTGEVCPVAAAAAAAAAAAAAAAAAAAASVAAPPTAVGALSGAEGVPVSSQPLPSQPW
- the MAZ gene encoding myc-associated zinc finger protein isoform X5, with the protein product MFPVFPCTLLAPPFPVLGLDSRGVGGLMNSFPPPQGHAQNPLQVGAELQSRFFASQGCAQSPFQAAPAPPPTPQAQAAEPLQVDLLPVLAAAQESAAAAAAAAAAAAAAAVAAAPPTPAAASTVDTAALKQPPAPPPPPPPVSAPAAEAAPPVSAATIAAATAVVAPTSTVAVAPVTSALEKKTKSKGPYICALCAKEFKNGYNLRRHEAIHTGAKAGRVPSGAMKMPTMVPLSLLSVPQLSGAGGGGGEAGAGGGAAAVAAGGVVTTTASGKRIRKNHACEMCGKAFRDVYHLNRHKLSHSDEKPYQCPVCQQRFKRKDRMSYHVRSHDGAVHKPYNCSHCGKSFSRPDHLNSHVRQVHSTERPFKCEASSSHSHFLQIKDPQGSDSFNLLSPPHSLKL
- the MAZ gene encoding myc-associated zinc finger protein isoform X2; amino-acid sequence: MFPVFPCTLLAPPFPVLGLDSRGVGGLMNSFPPPQGHAQNPLQVGAELQSRFFASQGCAQSPFQAAPAPPPTPQAQAAEPLQVDLLPVLAAAQESAAAAAAAAAAAAAAAVAAAPPTPAAASTVDTAALKQPPAPPPPPPPVSAPAAEAAPPVSAATIAAATAVVAPTSTVAVAPVTSALEKKTKSKGPYICALCAKEFKNGYNLRRHEAIHTGAKAGRVPSGAMKMPTMVPLSLLSVPQLSGAGGGGGEAGAGGGAAAVAAGGVVTTTASGKRIRKNHACEMCGKAFRDVYHLNRHKLSHSDEKPYQCPVCQQRFKRKDRMSYHVRSHDGAVHKPYNCSHCGKSFSRPDHLNSHVRQVHSTERPFKCEKCEAAFATKDRLRAHTVRHEEKVPCHVCGKMLSSAYISDHMKVHSQGPHHVCELCNKGTGEVCPVAAAAAAAAAAAAAAAAAAAASVAAPPTAVGALSGAEGVPVSSQPLPSQPW
- the MAZ gene encoding myc-associated zinc finger protein isoform X1: MFPVFPCTLLAPPFPVLGLDSRGVGGLMNSFPPPQGHAQNPLQVGAELQSRFFASQGCAQSPFQAAPAPPPTPQAQAAEPLQVDLLPVLAAAQESAAAAAAAAAAAAAAAVAAAPPTPAAASTVDTAALKQPPAPPPPPPPVSAPAAEAAPPVSAATIAAATAVVAPTSTVAVAPVTSALEKKTKSKGPYICALCAKEFKNGYNLRRHEAIHTGAKAGRVPSGAMKMPTMVPLSLLSVPQLSGAGGGGGEAGAGGGAAAVAAGGVVTTTASGKRIRKNHACEMCGKAFRDVYHLNRHKLSHSDEKPYQCPVCQQRFKRKDRMSYHVRSHDGAVHKPYNCSHCGKSFSRPDHLNSHVRQVHSTERPFKCEKCEAAFATKDRLRAHTVRHEEKVPCHVCGKMLSSAYISDHMKVHSQGPHHVCELCNKGFTTAAYLRIHAVKDHGLQAPRADRILCKLCSVHCKTPAQLAGHMQTHLGGAAPPVPGDAPQPQSTC
- the MAZ gene encoding myc-associated zinc finger protein isoform X3 produces the protein MDPGNWSSFIFQGHAQNPLQVGAELQSRFFASQGCAQSPFQAAPAPPPTPQAQAAEPLQVDLLPVLAAAQESAAAAAAAAAAAAAAAVAAAPPTPAAASTVDTAALKQPPAPPPPPPPVSAPAAEAAPPVSAATIAAATAVVAPTSTVAVAPVTSALEKKTKSKGPYICALCAKEFKNGYNLRRHEAIHTGAKAGRVPSGAMKMPTMVPLSLLSVPQLSGAGGGGGEAGAGGGAAAVAAGGVVTTTASGKRIRKNHACEMCGKAFRDVYHLNRHKLSHSDEKPYQCPVCQQRFKRKDRMSYHVRSHDGAVHKPYNCSHCGKSFSRPDHLNSHVRQVHSTERPFKCEKCEAAFATKDRLRAHTVRHEEKVPCHVCGKMLSSAYISDHMKVHSQGPHHVCELCNKGFTTAAYLRIHAVKDHGLQAPRADRILCKLCSVHCKTPAQLAGHMQTHLGGAAPPVPGDAPQPQSTC